The following are encoded together in the Drosophila takahashii strain IR98-3 E-12201 chromosome X, DtakHiC1v2, whole genome shotgun sequence genome:
- the Ork1 gene encoding open rectifier potassium channel protein 1 isoform X2 has translation MSPNRWILLLIFYISYLMFGAAIYYHIEHGEEKLARAAEWKEQVDINEYLLDELADKNRTTQNEILERISDYCGKPVTLPTQNDTPYTWTFYHAFFFAFTVCSTVGYGNISPTTFAGRMIMIAYSVIGIPVNGILFAGLGEYFGRTFEAIYRRYKKYKMSSDMHYVPPQLGLITTVVIALIPGIALFLLLPSWVFTYFEDWPYSISLYYSYVTTTTIGFGDYVPTFGANQPREFGGWFVVYQIFVIVWFIFSLGYLVMIMTFITRGLQSKKLAYLEQQLSSNLKATQNRIWTGVTKDVGYLRRMLNELYILKVKFCRKGNRKKSKNKAKTEQKKKKSGRNIAYTLPRSNSCPDLSMYRIEPAPIPSRKRAFSVCADLAAAQREAGTMVHASSDTELSKLDREKTFETAEAYRQTTDLLAKVVSALATVKPPPAEAEDAALYGGYHGFSDSQILASEWSFSTVNEFSTPRRPRQRACSDFNLEAPRWQSERPLRSGHNEWTWSGDNQQIQEAFNQRYKGQQSNGAAMVHLEPDALEEQLKKPSPPGAAGRVKKFSMPDGLRRLFPFQRKRPSQDLERKLSVVSVPEGVHSQQARSPMDYYSNTVTAASSQFYLRNGRGPPPAFESNGSLASTGGGLTNLGFQLEDGSTPLGGGGAGGAYQRRAPAGKRRRESIYTQNPAPSARRGSMYPPTAQAMAQMQMRRGSLATSGSAGSAAMAAVAARRGSLFPATASSSVGSMAPRRSSIFSVTSDKDMNVLEQTTIADLIRALEVVHTHAVLDEQQQQQAAATAGGGASSKGSRKQRKMGNAGLDPPQLPPILSLFAGDQTRSLQAAAANRLYARRSTIVGISPTQGGGAAGPPPSYTERAGSQSATSVSGPSSNATGAAATGAAATTTTGQGKFRRRFSVRPTALQIPPGQAPPPGANLMDSSSQSALQRRLSLRPSPLARELSPTSPPGGTANEESGVSGTSAQRLLPLNAATRPSTSSTHSPLSRIVQISQAQRKSSMPSTAAGSGSGAGSEK, from the exons ATGTCGCCGAATCGATGGATCCTGCTGCTCATCTTCTACATATCCTACCTGATGTTCGGGGCGGCGATCTATTATCACATCGAGCACGGCGAGGAGAAGCTGGCCCGCGCCGCCGAGTGGAAGGAGCAAGTTGATATCAACG AATATCTTCTGGATGAGCTGGCCGACAAGAACCGGACCACCCAGAACGAGATTCTCGAGCGGATCTCGGACTATTGTGGCAAACCGGTGACCTTGCCCACGCAAAATGATACGCCCTACACGTGGACCTTCTACCACGCCTTCTTCTTCGCCTTCACCGTCTGCTCAACGGTGGGCTATGGCAACATATCGCCGACCACCTTTGCCGGACGGATGATAATGATAGCGTACTCGGTGATTGGAATCCCCGTCAACGGAATCCTCTTCGCGGGGCTGGGTGAATACTTTGGGCGCACG TTTGAAGCGATCTACAGGCGATACAAAAAGTACAAGATGTCCTCGGACATGCACTATGTTCCGCCGCAACTGGGATTAATCACCACCGTGGTTATCGCCCTGATTCCGGGCATAGCCCTCTTCCTGCTGCTGCCCTCGTGGGTGTTCACCTACTTCGAGGACTGGCCCTATTCCATTTCGCTGTACTACAGCTATGTGACCACGACCACGATAGGTTTTGGTGACTATGTGCCCACGTTTGGAGCTAATCAG ccTCGCGAGTTTGGCGGCTGGTTCGTGGTTTATCAGATCTTTGTGATCGTGTGGTTTATCTTCTCCCTGGGCTATCTGGTCATGATCATGACATTTATCACTCG GGGACTCCAGAGCAAGAAGCTGGCGTACCTGGAGCAGCAGTTGTCCTCCAACCTGAAGGCCACTCAAAATCGCATCTGGACAGGCGTCACCAAGGATGTGGGCTACCTAAGGCGAATGCTCAATGAGCTCTACATCCTCAAAGTGAAG TTTTGTCGAAAGGGAAATAGAAAGAAGTCGAAGAATAAGGCTAAGACTGagcagaaaaagaagaagagcgGCCGAA ATATCGCCTACACCCTGCCCCGCTCCAATTCGTGTCCGGATCTGAGCATGTACCGCATAGAGCCTGCCCCGATTCCCAGCCGGAAGAGAGCCTTCTCGGTGTGCGCCGACCTGGCTGCCGCCCAGCGGGAGGCGGGCACAATGGTGCACGCCAGCTCGGACACGGAGCTGAGCAAGCTGGATCGCGAGAAGACGTTCGAGACGGCGGAGGCGTACCGCCAGACCACCGATCTGCTGGCCAAGGTGGTCAGTGCTCTGGCCACGGTGAAGCCACCGCCGGCGGAGGCCGAGGATGCTGCTTTGTACGGTGGCTATCACGGCTTCTCCGACTCCCAGATCCTGGCCAGCGAATGGTCCTTCTCGACGGTGAACGAGTTCAGCACGCCGCGTCGCCCACGCCAACGTGCCTGCTCCGATTTCAATTTGGAGGCGCCGCGCTGGCAGAGCGAGCGACCACTGCGCTCCGGCCACAACGAGTGGACGTGGAGCGGCGACAACCAGCAGATCCAGGAGGCCTTCAATCAGCGCTACAAGGGCCAGCAGTCGAACGGAGCAGCCATGGTCCATCTGGAGCCGGATGCTTTGGAGGAGCAGCTGAAGAAGCCATCGCCGCCGGGAGCAGCGGGTCGCGTCAAGAAGTTCTCCATGCCGGATGGCCTGCGTCGCCTGTTCCCCTTCCAAAGGAAGCGACCCTCGCAGGATTTGGAGCGCAAGTTGTCGGTGGTTTCGGTGCCCGAGGGCGTCCACTCGCAGCAGGCACGATCTCCGATGGATTACTACAGCAACACGGTCACAGCGGCCTCCAGTCAGTTTTATTTGCGCAACGGACGTGGTCCTCCGCCGGCCTTCGAATCGAATGGCAGTTTGGCCAGCACCGGCGGCGGGTTGACCAACCTGGGTTTCCAGCTGGAGGATGGGTCGACTCCACTgggcggcggaggagcaggaggagcctATCAGCGGAGGGCTCCAGCTGGAAAGCGACGACGCGAGAGCATCTACACGCAGAATCCGGCGCCCTCCGCTCGCCGGGGTAGCATGTATCCGCCCACTGCGCAAGCGATGGCCCAAATGCAGATGCGACGCGGCAGCCTGGCCACCAGTGGCTCCGCTGGTTCGGCGGCCATGGCAGCGGTGGCCGCTCGTCGGGGCAGCCTCTTCCCAGCCACCGCATCCTCGTCGGTAGGATCCATGGCTCCGCGTCGCAGCAGCATCTTCTCGGTGACCTCCGACAAGGACATGAATGTCCTGGAGCAGACGACCATTGCGGATTTGATACGCGCTTTGGAGGTGGTACACACCCATGCCGTGCTGGatgaacagcagcagcagcaggcggcggCGACCGCAGGTGGAGGAGCATCATCCAAGGGCAGCCGTAAGCAGCGCAAGATGGGCAATGCTGGTTTGGATCCACCGCAGCTGCCGCCCATCCTTTCCCTCTTTGCCGGCGATCAAACGCGTTCGCtgcaggcggcggcggccaatCGGCTGTACGCTCGTCGCTCCACCATTGTTGGCATATCACCCACCcagggaggaggagcagccggGCCGCCGCCCAGCTACACCGAGCGAGCCGGAAGTCAGAGCgccacttccgtttccggtcCCTCGTCAAATgcaacaggagcagcagcaacaggagcagcagcaacaacaacaactgggcAGGGCAAGTTCCGTCGTCGCTTCAGCGTGAGGCCGACTGCCCTGCAGATTCCACCTGGACAGGCGCCGCCACCAGGTGCCAATTTGATGGATTCGTCCTCGCAATCGGCGCTCCAGCGACGCCTCTCGCTGCGTCCTTCGCCGCTGGCCCGCGAACTGTCGCCCACCTCGCCGCCCGGCGGAACGGCCAACGAGGAGTCGGGAGTCAGCGGTACGTCCGCCCAGCGGCTGTTGCCTTTGAACGCCGCCACCAGGCCGAGCACCAGCAGCACCCACTCGCCGCTCTCGAGGATCGTGCAGATCTCGCAGGCGCAGCGCAAGAGCAGCATGCCCAGCACGGCggcgggatcgggatcgggtgCGGGTTCCGAGAAGTAG
- the Ork1 gene encoding open rectifier potassium channel protein 1 isoform X1, with product MSPNRWILLLIFYISYLMFGAAIYYHIEHGEEKLARAAEWKEQVDINEYLLDELADKNRTTQNEILERISDYCGKPVTLPTQNDTPYTWTFYHAFFFAFTVCSTVGYGNISPTTFAGRMIMIAYSVIGIPVNGILFAGLGEYFGRTFEAIYRRYKKYKMSSDMHYVPPQLGLITTVVIALIPGIALFLLLPSWVFTYFEDWPYSISLYYSYVTTTTIGFGDYVPTFGANQPREFGGWFVVYQIFVIVWFIFSLGYLVMIMTFITRGLQSKKLAYLEQQLSSNLKATQNRIWTGVTKDVGYLRRMLNELYILKVKPVYTDIDIAYTLPRSNSCPDLSMYRIEPAPIPSRKRAFSVCADLAAAQREAGTMVHASSDTELSKLDREKTFETAEAYRQTTDLLAKVVSALATVKPPPAEAEDAALYGGYHGFSDSQILASEWSFSTVNEFSTPRRPRQRACSDFNLEAPRWQSERPLRSGHNEWTWSGDNQQIQEAFNQRYKGQQSNGAAMVHLEPDALEEQLKKPSPPGAAGRVKKFSMPDGLRRLFPFQRKRPSQDLERKLSVVSVPEGVHSQQARSPMDYYSNTVTAASSQFYLRNGRGPPPAFESNGSLASTGGGLTNLGFQLEDGSTPLGGGGAGGAYQRRAPAGKRRRESIYTQNPAPSARRGSMYPPTAQAMAQMQMRRGSLATSGSAGSAAMAAVAARRGSLFPATASSSVGSMAPRRSSIFSVTSDKDMNVLEQTTIADLIRALEVVHTHAVLDEQQQQQAAATAGGGASSKGSRKQRKMGNAGLDPPQLPPILSLFAGDQTRSLQAAAANRLYARRSTIVGISPTQGGGAAGPPPSYTERAGSQSATSVSGPSSNATGAAATGAAATTTTGQGKFRRRFSVRPTALQIPPGQAPPPGANLMDSSSQSALQRRLSLRPSPLARELSPTSPPGGTANEESGVSGTSAQRLLPLNAATRPSTSSTHSPLSRIVQISQAQRKSSMPSTAAGSGSGAGSEK from the exons ATGTCGCCGAATCGATGGATCCTGCTGCTCATCTTCTACATATCCTACCTGATGTTCGGGGCGGCGATCTATTATCACATCGAGCACGGCGAGGAGAAGCTGGCCCGCGCCGCCGAGTGGAAGGAGCAAGTTGATATCAACG AATATCTTCTGGATGAGCTGGCCGACAAGAACCGGACCACCCAGAACGAGATTCTCGAGCGGATCTCGGACTATTGTGGCAAACCGGTGACCTTGCCCACGCAAAATGATACGCCCTACACGTGGACCTTCTACCACGCCTTCTTCTTCGCCTTCACCGTCTGCTCAACGGTGGGCTATGGCAACATATCGCCGACCACCTTTGCCGGACGGATGATAATGATAGCGTACTCGGTGATTGGAATCCCCGTCAACGGAATCCTCTTCGCGGGGCTGGGTGAATACTTTGGGCGCACG TTTGAAGCGATCTACAGGCGATACAAAAAGTACAAGATGTCCTCGGACATGCACTATGTTCCGCCGCAACTGGGATTAATCACCACCGTGGTTATCGCCCTGATTCCGGGCATAGCCCTCTTCCTGCTGCTGCCCTCGTGGGTGTTCACCTACTTCGAGGACTGGCCCTATTCCATTTCGCTGTACTACAGCTATGTGACCACGACCACGATAGGTTTTGGTGACTATGTGCCCACGTTTGGAGCTAATCAG ccTCGCGAGTTTGGCGGCTGGTTCGTGGTTTATCAGATCTTTGTGATCGTGTGGTTTATCTTCTCCCTGGGCTATCTGGTCATGATCATGACATTTATCACTCG GGGACTCCAGAGCAAGAAGCTGGCGTACCTGGAGCAGCAGTTGTCCTCCAACCTGAAGGCCACTCAAAATCGCATCTGGACAGGCGTCACCAAGGATGTGGGCTACCTAAGGCGAATGCTCAATGAGCTCTACATCCTCAAAGTGAAG CCCGTGTACACCGACATAGATATCGCCTACACCCTGCCCCGCTCCAATTCGTGTCCGGATCTGAGCATGTACCGCATAGAGCCTGCCCCGATTCCCAGCCGGAAGAGAGCCTTCTCGGTGTGCGCCGACCTGGCTGCCGCCCAGCGGGAGGCGGGCACAATGGTGCACGCCAGCTCGGACACGGAGCTGAGCAAGCTGGATCGCGAGAAGACGTTCGAGACGGCGGAGGCGTACCGCCAGACCACCGATCTGCTGGCCAAGGTGGTCAGTGCTCTGGCCACGGTGAAGCCACCGCCGGCGGAGGCCGAGGATGCTGCTTTGTACGGTGGCTATCACGGCTTCTCCGACTCCCAGATCCTGGCCAGCGAATGGTCCTTCTCGACGGTGAACGAGTTCAGCACGCCGCGTCGCCCACGCCAACGTGCCTGCTCCGATTTCAATTTGGAGGCGCCGCGCTGGCAGAGCGAGCGACCACTGCGCTCCGGCCACAACGAGTGGACGTGGAGCGGCGACAACCAGCAGATCCAGGAGGCCTTCAATCAGCGCTACAAGGGCCAGCAGTCGAACGGAGCAGCCATGGTCCATCTGGAGCCGGATGCTTTGGAGGAGCAGCTGAAGAAGCCATCGCCGCCGGGAGCAGCGGGTCGCGTCAAGAAGTTCTCCATGCCGGATGGCCTGCGTCGCCTGTTCCCCTTCCAAAGGAAGCGACCCTCGCAGGATTTGGAGCGCAAGTTGTCGGTGGTTTCGGTGCCCGAGGGCGTCCACTCGCAGCAGGCACGATCTCCGATGGATTACTACAGCAACACGGTCACAGCGGCCTCCAGTCAGTTTTATTTGCGCAACGGACGTGGTCCTCCGCCGGCCTTCGAATCGAATGGCAGTTTGGCCAGCACCGGCGGCGGGTTGACCAACCTGGGTTTCCAGCTGGAGGATGGGTCGACTCCACTgggcggcggaggagcaggaggagcctATCAGCGGAGGGCTCCAGCTGGAAAGCGACGACGCGAGAGCATCTACACGCAGAATCCGGCGCCCTCCGCTCGCCGGGGTAGCATGTATCCGCCCACTGCGCAAGCGATGGCCCAAATGCAGATGCGACGCGGCAGCCTGGCCACCAGTGGCTCCGCTGGTTCGGCGGCCATGGCAGCGGTGGCCGCTCGTCGGGGCAGCCTCTTCCCAGCCACCGCATCCTCGTCGGTAGGATCCATGGCTCCGCGTCGCAGCAGCATCTTCTCGGTGACCTCCGACAAGGACATGAATGTCCTGGAGCAGACGACCATTGCGGATTTGATACGCGCTTTGGAGGTGGTACACACCCATGCCGTGCTGGatgaacagcagcagcagcaggcggcggCGACCGCAGGTGGAGGAGCATCATCCAAGGGCAGCCGTAAGCAGCGCAAGATGGGCAATGCTGGTTTGGATCCACCGCAGCTGCCGCCCATCCTTTCCCTCTTTGCCGGCGATCAAACGCGTTCGCtgcaggcggcggcggccaatCGGCTGTACGCTCGTCGCTCCACCATTGTTGGCATATCACCCACCcagggaggaggagcagccggGCCGCCGCCCAGCTACACCGAGCGAGCCGGAAGTCAGAGCgccacttccgtttccggtcCCTCGTCAAATgcaacaggagcagcagcaacaggagcagcagcaacaacaacaactgggcAGGGCAAGTTCCGTCGTCGCTTCAGCGTGAGGCCGACTGCCCTGCAGATTCCACCTGGACAGGCGCCGCCACCAGGTGCCAATTTGATGGATTCGTCCTCGCAATCGGCGCTCCAGCGACGCCTCTCGCTGCGTCCTTCGCCGCTGGCCCGCGAACTGTCGCCCACCTCGCCGCCCGGCGGAACGGCCAACGAGGAGTCGGGAGTCAGCGGTACGTCCGCCCAGCGGCTGTTGCCTTTGAACGCCGCCACCAGGCCGAGCACCAGCAGCACCCACTCGCCGCTCTCGAGGATCGTGCAGATCTCGCAGGCGCAGCGCAAGAGCAGCATGCCCAGCACGGCggcgggatcgggatcgggtgCGGGTTCCGAGAAGTAG